In the genome of Hyphobacterium sp. CCMP332, one region contains:
- a CDS encoding gamma carbonic anhydrase family protein, producing MALILPVKGKTPKIGKNCFLAPNCTIVGDVEIEDNCSIWFNVVIRGDVNSIRIGKQCNIQDGAVLHCTYKKTQTILGDKVSIGHNAIVHGCEIENDVLIGMGAIVMDRSIIHQNSIVAAGSVVLEDTIVKEGSIFGGIPAKFLKNVDSKRSDVFERTARNYVKYASWFDPNIREI from the coding sequence ATGGCATTAATTTTACCCGTAAAGGGAAAAACTCCTAAAATTGGTAAAAATTGTTTCCTTGCTCCGAATTGCACTATAGTTGGAGATGTAGAAATAGAAGATAATTGTTCTATCTGGTTCAATGTGGTCATTAGAGGAGATGTAAATTCAATAAGAATTGGGAAACAATGCAATATTCAAGATGGAGCAGTATTGCATTGTACATATAAAAAAACACAAACCATACTTGGAGATAAAGTGTCAATAGGCCACAATGCAATTGTACACGGTTGTGAAATTGAAAATGATGTTCTGATCGGTATGGGGGCAATTGTTATGGACCGCAGTATAATCCATCAAAATTCTATTGTAGCTGCTGGTTCCGTTGTTTTGGAAGATACAATTGTTAAAGAAGGGTCCATTTTTGGAGGAATTCCGGCTAAATTTCTAAAAAATGTAGATAGTAAAAGGTCAGATGTATTTGAGAGAACGGCCAGGAATTATGTCAAATACGCCTCATGGTTTGATCCGAATATTAGGGAGATATAA
- the icd gene encoding NADP-dependent isocitrate dehydrogenase — MSEKITISNGKLNVPDNPIVPFIEGDGTGPDIWASSKRVLDAAVEKAYSGKRKIDWKEVFAGEKSFNKNGSWLPEETLEAFRTYLVGIKGPLTTPVGGGIRSLNVALRQELDLYACVRPVRWFEGVPSPVKDPSKTDMVIFRENTEDIYAGIEYMHGTPEAEKIKKFLKDEMSVNKIRFPETSSIGIKPVSKEGTERLVKAAIDYAIAAKKPSVTLVHKGNIMKFTEGAFKKWGYDIAEKDYSDKVFTWQQYDQIVEKEGKSAADKAQKTATDAGKILIKDSIADAFLQQILLRPSEYSVIATLNLNGDYVSDALAAIVGGIGIAPGANINYTTGAAIFEATHGTAPKYAGQDKVNPGSVILSGALMLEYMNWKEAADLIYASLAKTIASKKVTYDFHRLMEGATLLKCSEFGTEIIKNL; from the coding sequence ATGTCAGAAAAAATAACCATATCCAATGGTAAGTTAAACGTACCAGATAATCCTATAGTCCCATTTATAGAAGGTGATGGTACCGGTCCCGATATTTGGGCCTCATCAAAAAGAGTGTTGGATGCTGCTGTGGAAAAAGCCTATAGTGGAAAGCGAAAAATAGATTGGAAAGAAGTTTTCGCTGGAGAGAAATCTTTTAATAAAAACGGATCCTGGCTTCCGGAAGAGACACTAGAAGCATTCCGAACCTATTTAGTTGGTATTAAAGGACCTTTGACAACTCCGGTAGGTGGTGGAATCAGATCACTAAATGTTGCCTTAAGACAGGAATTAGATCTTTATGCTTGCGTAAGGCCGGTAAGATGGTTTGAAGGTGTGCCTTCACCGGTAAAGGATCCAAGCAAAACGGACATGGTCATTTTCAGGGAAAATACCGAAGATATTTACGCCGGTATTGAATACATGCACGGGACTCCGGAGGCTGAAAAAATTAAGAAGTTTTTGAAGGATGAGATGTCTGTAAATAAAATCAGATTCCCGGAGACTTCTTCAATTGGAATAAAACCTGTCTCCAAAGAAGGAACCGAAAGATTGGTAAAAGCAGCCATCGATTACGCTATTGCAGCAAAGAAACCTTCAGTAACTCTGGTGCACAAAGGAAATATTATGAAGTTTACCGAAGGCGCCTTTAAAAAATGGGGCTACGATATTGCTGAAAAAGATTATTCCGATAAGGTATTTACCTGGCAACAATACGATCAGATTGTTGAAAAAGAAGGGAAAAGTGCAGCAGACAAGGCGCAAAAAACAGCCACTGACGCAGGTAAAATATTAATCAAAGATTCAATAGCAGATGCATTTTTGCAACAAATTTTATTGAGACCTTCGGAATACTCAGTTATAGCCACATTGAATCTTAATGGAGATTATGTTTCTGATGCACTTGCTGCCATTGTAGGCGGAATAGGGATTGCACCTGGTGCAAATATCAATTATACCACCGGCGCAGCAATATTTGAAGCAACACATGGAACTGCACCAAAATACGCAGGTCAGGATAAAGTGAATCCCGGTTCTGTGATATTGTCAGGTGCATTGATGTTGGAGTATATGAACTGGAAAGAAGCAGCAGACCTGATTTACGCATCACTTGCAAAAACAATTGCTTCTAAAAAAGTGACTTATGATTTTCATAGATTGATGGAAGGGGCAACACTTCTAAAGTGTTCTGAATTTGGTACTGAAATCATTAAAAATTTATAA
- the dnaX gene encoding DNA polymerase III subunit gamma/tau has product MENFVVSARKYRPVNFEEVVGQEHITTTLNNAIEHNHLAQALLFCGPRGVGKTTCARILARLINDFDEKGGEGNSTALNIYELDAASNNSVDDIRNLIDQVRYPPQFGKYKVYIIDEVHMLSSQAFNAFLKTLEEPPPYAIFILATTEKHKVLPTILSRCQIFDFNRIGVSDISGHLQNIADKEKVSADAEALHLIAQKADGALRDALSLFDLMVTYSSDSKISYQDVVSNLHILDYDYYFKITDDILSSNVAGILTSFDEILKKGFDEHNFILGLSEHFRNLIMARDKNTISLLDVTEKLAETYKSQGQKADYSFLMTALHLGNQCDLNFKSAKNQRLHVEVALMKMAHIPFLLDGEALKEEASKKKVLSLSQN; this is encoded by the coding sequence ATGGAAAATTTTGTTGTATCCGCTCGTAAATACCGACCTGTTAATTTCGAAGAAGTTGTCGGACAGGAGCACATAACAACAACCCTAAATAATGCGATTGAGCACAACCATTTAGCGCAGGCACTATTGTTTTGCGGACCCAGAGGTGTGGGTAAAACTACCTGTGCAAGAATCCTCGCCAGATTAATTAATGACTTTGATGAAAAAGGAGGGGAGGGAAATAGTACAGCATTGAATATTTATGAACTCGATGCCGCTTCCAATAATTCTGTTGATGATATTCGGAATTTAATCGATCAGGTTCGCTACCCACCTCAATTTGGAAAATACAAAGTTTACATCATTGATGAGGTTCACATGCTTAGCTCTCAGGCATTTAATGCATTTCTTAAAACGCTTGAAGAACCACCGCCCTATGCCATATTTATTTTAGCTACTACTGAAAAGCACAAAGTACTTCCAACTATATTATCAAGATGTCAGATTTTTGATTTCAACAGAATTGGAGTTAGTGATATTTCCGGGCATCTTCAAAATATTGCTGATAAAGAGAAAGTAAGCGCTGATGCAGAGGCATTGCATCTGATCGCTCAAAAAGCAGATGGTGCACTTCGTGATGCACTTTCATTGTTTGATCTTATGGTGACCTATTCATCTGATAGCAAAATATCCTATCAGGATGTGGTTTCTAATTTACATATTCTGGATTATGACTATTATTTTAAGATTACAGATGATATTTTAAGCTCGAATGTTGCTGGAATCCTCACTTCATTTGATGAAATCCTAAAAAAAGGATTTGATGAACATAATTTTATCCTTGGCCTTAGCGAACATTTTAGAAATCTGATAATGGCTCGAGATAAAAATACCATTTCCTTGCTTGATGTCACCGAAAAGCTCGCTGAAACCTATAAATCGCAAGGTCAAAAGGCCGATTATTCATTTCTAATGACAGCCCTTCACCTGGGCAATCAATGTGATCTAAATTTTAAATCTGCCAAAAACCAGAGATTGCATGTGGAAGTAGCGCTAATGAAGATGGCGCACATTCCGTTTCTACTTGATGGAGAGGCTTTGAAAGAAGAAGCCTCAAAAAAAAAAGTCCTGAGTCTAAGCCAGAATTAG
- a CDS encoding PAS domain S-box protein → MPFEKQQTISDQLFQLIDNLNDSIIIIDLNGEVLYWNKGAENIFAIPREEMIGKRVEERNPDFKIEKIAERLQEGEISELRLDWKLERSDGKVLWLDVLLTPMFDEYNKVIAIAGVSKDITDRKKNELLLNRLNEDLHLAVDTAELGIWEMDPETNRIIWNDVLLDIYGISREQFEIDYNFWTTLVFPEDYELALQAMGKVFQGEEVFNIEFRIKRPDGEVRWINGSARPINDEKGRLVKIIGINRDYTDIKSHQISLSEKNAQLKQVNEEMDYFVYSTSHNLRSPLSSTLGIVNLLRHDIDNETKLAYLELIEKSIVRLDETIREITDYFQNTRSPIGVRQVDIEDIIVTIEKDLEMTSFGEKNILKKKINLDKQISGDPIRMRIILLNLISNAFKYSKKSERICHFECTVKNNKLQFIIEDEGIGIPKEELQNIFKMFYRASNFSSGSGLGLYIVKHSVEKLKGKIKVESELGKGSRFTIEIPIKSV, encoded by the coding sequence ATGCCTTTTGAAAAGCAACAAACAATTTCTGACCAGCTTTTTCAGTTAATTGATAATCTGAACGACAGCATTATTATCATTGACCTCAACGGAGAGGTATTGTATTGGAATAAAGGTGCAGAAAATATCTTTGCGATTCCACGTGAAGAAATGATAGGCAAAAGAGTTGAGGAAAGAAATCCCGATTTTAAAATTGAGAAGATAGCTGAGCGTTTACAGGAAGGTGAAATTTCAGAACTGCGATTAGACTGGAAACTCGAAAGAAGTGATGGGAAGGTGCTCTGGCTGGATGTCTTACTGACTCCAATGTTTGATGAGTACAACAAAGTGATTGCCATAGCAGGAGTATCCAAGGATATAACAGATCGCAAAAAAAATGAATTATTGCTAAATCGTTTAAATGAGGATTTACATCTTGCAGTAGACACTGCTGAATTGGGGATTTGGGAGATGGATCCTGAAACCAATAGAATAATTTGGAATGATGTGCTTTTAGATATCTATGGTATCAGTAGGGAGCAATTTGAGATAGATTATAATTTTTGGACCACACTTGTATTTCCCGAAGACTATGAATTGGCTTTGCAAGCCATGGGAAAAGTATTTCAGGGAGAGGAAGTTTTTAATATCGAGTTTCGCATAAAAAGACCGGACGGAGAAGTGAGATGGATCAATGGAAGTGCAAGGCCAATAAATGATGAAAAAGGAAGACTTGTAAAGATTATAGGAATTAATAGGGATTACACTGACATCAAAAGTCATCAAATATCACTTTCAGAAAAAAACGCTCAATTAAAGCAGGTCAATGAGGAAATGGATTATTTTGTTTACAGCACCTCACACAATTTAAGATCTCCATTGTCATCAACCTTGGGAATTGTAAATCTGTTACGGCACGATATTGACAATGAAACAAAATTGGCTTATCTGGAATTGATTGAAAAATCAATTGTAAGACTGGATGAAACCATCAGGGAAATAACGGATTATTTTCAAAACACCAGAAGTCCCATAGGAGTCAGGCAGGTCGATATCGAAGATATAATAGTAACCATCGAAAAAGATCTTGAAATGACATCCTTCGGTGAAAAAAATATTTTAAAGAAGAAAATAAATCTTGACAAACAAATAAGTGGCGATCCTATACGGATGAGGATTATCCTGTTAAACTTGATTTCCAATGCCTTTAAGTATAGCAAGAAAAGCGAAAGGATATGTCATTTTGAATGTACAGTCAAAAATAACAAACTGCAATTTATCATCGAAGACGAAGGTATTGGAATTCCAAAAGAAGAACTACAGAATATTTTTAAAATGTTTTACCGTGCTTCCAATTTTAGTTCGGGATCAGGATTGGGATTGTATATCGTCAAACACTCGGTGGAAAAGCTAAAGGGTAAGATAAAAGTAGAATCTGAATTGGGGAAAGGTTCCAGATTTACTATCGAAATTCCAATTAAATCAGTTTAA